The genomic region CGATACGATTCGATCTGGTAGACGAAGACGGCTCGCTGCTCACCCCCATGTCCGGCCAGGTCACCCTGACCGTCTCCGTCTAAGCTCAACCGACCAGCTCGACAGCGGCCACGCACCGGATCCTTCCAGATCGCAGTGTGCACAATGCGCCCGTGCCACGCGATGTCGCGCGGAAGTCCCACATTCACCGATAGTAGTCGAGCCATATCGCTCCACTATGGTTGGGACGGCAAGCGCTCCCCTCTTAAGCACCCTTCAGCTAAACCGAGGCGAGCCCGGCCACGAGCGTCAAGGGCGCGTGGCGCAGGGCTCGCCCGGCGCGCGACCCGCCCCGACGACAACCACTCTTCAGTCGCTCACGAGGGCAGTTCCGCGCCGGATTGCTCGCGCACCAGGTATTCGGCGTACCAATCGGGCCAGTTAGCATCTGCCCCGCCGGAGCGCTTTTCGTGCTCGCCGTGGGCGGCCGCGGCACGCTGTAGCGCGCTCGCCAGATCGTGCGCGGAAGCGAAGGTCGTTGTCGCAGGGTCGATGCGGCCGGCCAACCGTGTCGTCACCTCCTGGAACAGCCAGCCGTTGCCGTCCGGATCGCTGAAGGAGGCGAACGAACGGTAGCTGCGACGCTCGGGATCCAGACCGCTGACCCGCAGCCGCCCGAACAGGTAGGGCACGTCCGGACCAGCGTACACATCGCCAGCGTCGTGGAACACCTCGCCCACCTCGACACCGCGAGCGAGCAACTCTTTGCGGGCGACCTCGATGTCGGAGACGATCAGATACAGGCCCTGGGCAGAGCCGGGTGCCGCGGCGGTGACGTTCCTGCCGAAGATGATCGAGCAGCCGGAGCCGGGCGGCGTGAATTGGATGACGCGGTAGTCCTTACCGCTGTCGTAGTCAGCGTCGAGTCGCCACC from Betaproteobacteria bacterium harbors:
- a CDS encoding VOC family protein, with translation MATTEVAKMQPVDMKFEIVVIPVSDVDRAKAFYANLGWRLDADYDSGKDYRVIQFTPPGSGCSIIFGRNVTAAAPGSAQGLYLIVSDIEVARKELLARGVEVGEVFHDAGDVYAGPDVPYLFGRLRVSGLDPERRSYRSFASFSDPDGNGWLFQEVTTRLAGRIDPATTTFASAHDLASALQRAAAAHGEHEKRSGGADANWPDWYAEYLVREQSGAELPS